The region gtcactttaaataatagacTAATGGATGGCTATGGCCCCGGTATAAGTGAATTCTTCACAAGAAGTAAATTGATCCCTCATGGAAAATcaatattgaataataaaaacaaatattccAATGAATTTTTAGAGTCAATGATGGATTATGCATTAAATGATATGAAAGAATTTGTTAAACTCAATAGGAGATTCAAACCTCATTTCGAAAAATTCTCTCATAATTTAGACgatcaattaaaattctGGGATAAACTAAGTCATTGGATGTTCCATATGACTTATTTACTTCTcatatttgtaatttgtTTAGGTGTCTACATCTTGGTCTCCTATTAATTCTCGCATTTACCAACATCCTCTACACCACCTCGCCCCCTTTTCCTCATTCACACtcatttataaaataaatatatcataCATATTCGTTTTTAAGAAACAagttatatattttttttattattacataTTTTATACACAAGGTATTACAAGAAATCTTACTAAATATCAAGTGCAATTGCATGTTTACAAGTATTCAAACCATTCGTAATCTTCTCTGCACATAAGCTgacattaataatttttttttaaatcacaatagagaataaaaaaacattacTTTTTCAAACCATTATATTGGTGATCTCCAAAAAGATGccattatctttttttattttttttcttttcaatatatttttaaaaagagaTACTGCATTTCTAGTATTGCTTTAACAATTgagaaacaaaaaaaagtaagaTACTCTTTTCTTCACAATCGTGACAATGGCATTTTTTAGAGAAAAACCAATGTTTATGTTGGTTAGTTTTATTAGTTTCTTCATAATTGAGCATAAAAGTTACTGactaaagaaaaaaattatctaattttggCAATTTTTAGTTAGAAATTCTACAGTAAAGCTCACCAAAGCACTTTAGAATGGCTCGATTATTTTGAGGAACAGAAAACTTATCTCAAGATCTTAGTGCTAATTTAtataagattttttttatttcctaAGGATTTTCCGTGCCTATTTTCATATCCCTTTTTCCATTCAAGCTTTAACAGTAAATAAACTTCAAAAATAACACTAGAAAAAGGAAACTTAGACGCGTACCAgtatttgttttattttattttccttattgtttatttttctacTAGATTATTCcatcaattaaaataatcacGTCCTTTAAGAGAGTCTTATGACATTTAGTTGTTCTAATTTAAccaaattaaaattgaaatctaTACACTACAACCAGGTGATCTCGTTCATTTgcaaattataatattcaaatagtTACCAGATTAGAATAAGTTTTCAAGTTGTAATGAGATAAAACTTTGAAACTTGGTAACatactgaaaaaaaaatgctaaTGAAAACTTAAGCTTTAGCATCACAAACATTTATCCCTCTTGATTATCGTTActttctaatatattttaaataaactttATCACTTTTCATTGTAAAATGCACAACGCGGGAATCGAAACGCGTAATTTTTGAAACCTCATCTGAAATTcgaaatttaaaactataaatcattaaatagtaaataaataatctcCACAGattgataatttctttCTCAAGGTATTTCATATTCAGTAAGGATACAATTACTactgaagaaaaaaaggcTTAATATGTTTGATTCTGTTCAAAAATTGGTTACTGATTTGTTTAATTCAGGAGACAATTATGAACGTAAACATAGAAGAGATCCAAGAAAAGTTGATTATGGAAActtaaatgatattaaagcAAGAAGCCGATATTTTCCCAAATCGAGCCATAGACCAAGTTCCAATAATATCAGTAATACTAGGAATAATACAATACCAAACAGAATTGATAGAGTTAAATTCGaagattttcaaaatgatTCTCGttcaaaatcaataaaaagGTCATCCAACAAAAACTCCAAAAATTATGTAACTGATAAACATAGAAACCTTTTAACACATAACCATGATAAAATACCAacattaaaaagaaaacaattaaaaacaaGGAAGTTgcataattattttttgaaaaaatcaagtttatattcaatttgGGAATTTATTCTCCAGATATTTTCCAATGATGCTCATGATCTGAAATCAATAAGAAACACTAGCAAACCTCTAATAGAGTCACCGGATATATCAACAAGCAATGATAAGCTTATTAGGGATAGAATAGGTAGAAGCCAAGCATTTAGAAATAAGATCCAggaattcaaaaaaaaggatCGTACTTCTTCGAAACAACAGCCTAAAAGGCTACGTAAAAGACTTCcaataaatatagataGCGCACGATTATTAAGAAACCCTccaatttctaaaaaaacCCATAATACTACCATTCCATATAACGAAGATAATTtaacattaaataataaatattttgatgaagttaatcaattaaagaggaaaatcaaaaaattagcatccgaattagaaaataaagattctgaattagaaaagatTAGAATACAGTTAAAGTTTgccaatgaaaaaaatcaattaagaGAAGACTTGCTAGACGATGCAAAACTAGATAATGGCTACCTAATATCGCGTAGACagattaaaaatttagaaaagcAAAATGTGAAACCAAAAGAAGAACTAATATACTCACCAGTAAGGATTCCTAATCCCAAGTATACTTCTAGTCCCATGAATAAACCTGGCACTTATGACTCTAACCCTTTTAATTACATTGGTGAACCCAAAACACCTTATCTTTATGATAAATACCGTAAATTACCTGAAACTGAAcaattaaacaaattacaaatacaaGAAACAATACCATCCAATGACAATGACTCCGGTGAAGATATATCTTTGTCCCCTGTCGCAGTTGATATTTCCAAGTATTCTTCTCATTAATTGCATTctatctaataaattttttttacccGGCTACTAGCGCTACCGGGAAAGGAGGAGGCCTTTTTCCATTCTTCGAGATTTCAAGAATTTGTGAAAAAtcgaattttttttgcaaaatAGTAAGTTACCCAATGAACCCTTTAataatctaaaaataagcTAGTCTTACCCGTATAGTTATTCCAAAATTAgcttttaattaaatatcttGCATATTGTAtgatcaatttttttttttttagtattaATAGCAttgtaatatatttgtatcatAATATCAACTATTAggataaaaattaaataatcgCGTActcaaatttttcaaaaaacttcaaaaaaaacatataGATAAGTAAACTGCTATACATATAAACTAATATTCATGAGTACGGGTGATTTTTTAACTAAGGGAATcgaattaattcaaaaagcCATTGATCTTGATACTGCTTCTGAATATGAACAAGCGTATACGGCCTATTACAATGGCTTAGATTATTTGATGCTAGctttaaaatatgaaaaaaatccaaaatCAAAAGATCTTATAAGGGCTAAAGTCACCGAATATTTAAACAGAGCtgaacaattaaaaaagcATTTAGATAACGAAACAGCCAATGGAGTGCAAAATGCCTCAAATAAGGATTCCGCTAATGCTAAAAAAGTTTCTAACGATGATGATACTGAAGATACAAAGAAGTTAAAGGGAGCATTATCTGCTGCAATTTTGACTGAAAAACCGAATGTTAGATGGGAAGATGTAGCAGGTCTAGATAGTGCAAAGGAAGCTTTGAAAGAGGCTGTAATATTGCCGGTAAAATTCCCCCATTTGTTTAAGGGCAATCGGAAACCTACAACTGGTATTCTATTATATGGGCCTCCAGGGACAGGTAAATCTTACTTGGCAAAGGCGGTTGCAACTGAGGCAAATTCTACCTTTTTCAGTATTAGTTCATCCGATTTAGTCTCTAAATGGATGGGTGAATCTGAAAGATTAGTTAAGAATCTATTCAATATGGCTCGTGAAAATAAACcttcaattatatttattgatgAAGTTGATGCATTGACGGGCCAGAGAGGTGAAGGTGAAAGTGAAGCATccagaagaattaaaacagAATTACTAGTTCAAATGAATGGGGTAGGTAATGATTCACAAGGTGTTCTGATTCTAGGTGCCACTAATATCCCATGGCAATTAGATAGTGCtattagaagaagatttgaaaaaagaatttatatCCCATTACCTGATCTGTCAGCAAGGACAACAATGTTTGAGATTAATGTAAGTGATACTCCCTGCACTCTTTCGAAAGAAGATTATAGAATGTTAGGCCAAATGACTGAAGGTTATTCAGGTAGTGATATCGCTGTTGCTGTCAAAGATGCATTAATGGAACCGGTTAGAAAAATTCAGAGTGCTACACATTTCAAAGATTTGTCCGATGATTCTGATAAACGCCGACTAACACCCTGTTCACCAGGTGATAAGAATGCCATTGAAATGAGTTGGACGGAAATTGAAGCAGATGAATTACAAGAACCAGATTTGACGATTAAAGACTTTTTAAAAGCAATCAAAAGATCAAGACCCACTGTGAATGAAGAAGACTTACGTAAACAAGAAGAGTTTACAAAGGATTTTGGACAGGAAGGTAATTAATTGGGCAAGACATGCTCTCTTCTCTCTTTACGAcatgataatattattatattttgcctataaataaatataagtATTTTTGCatatatgtatttttttttaaagattttttatcCTTATTTGGGCGTAGTAATCTTAACTCCAAGACATTGCTTCATGTGCAGCTGAACATtcataatatattattcaatatttagtTCTAGAAATCTTTTGCCATACAACAACACAACATAGTATAGCTACTTAAAAGAAAACGatataaaataagaaagtcttaattattttatggTATTAagtattataaaattaattatatactCCAAAAaggaattaataaaatgataattatttttcattttttagaaaatttgtTTGGcttgaattattgaattattgaatttttataaatatgcaatgagaatatatttataacaAATCTGAAACACAAATGTATAATAACTGAAAGACAAAAAGACAACCGTTCGTAAAAAAGTGGCAATGACAGAATGGTGGCAATAGTAACGATGtaaattgaattgaattaaattgaatttaaaaaaggtTAAAAGGAAATGAAATAATGACGTAAAATAATAGGCTAAAGTAAAtgagtaataataaaggactaaagaaatgaataaaaccgaaaaaaataccatgataaaataatattgaattgaatagAGTCAAATGATGCAGATGCGAACATGTAGAACTTTAAcccaattttttaaaaaaatcagCAATAAATTCTACgctaataaatattgatagACGGCCAATTTAAGCCTGCTCTACTTTTGATGTCTTTTGAATggttaaatttttctttttctcaatttttaattgattaattatattagaCCATACTAACAGGATTTCTTTACAGTCTGGGTGAAACTCAGCCAAAGATTCTGTATTTCCAAttactttaaataatttatgcAATTTACTCGTTCTAAGGGAATCAATATCGAAAACAGGTGgattattgtttaaattctttttaattcGTTTAAACAATGTATGTGCTTCTCTCAGGTCATCATCAGTTGGATTATCTTCTCTTTgaactaataatttttgaattttgcTGCGTAGTAATAAAGttatttccatttttttgGAGCTATCTAACATtccttttttctttgaatgGATGTTACCATTATTATGTTCAGTTTCTGTTGTGTCcatattagaattagttAAACTTGATACTGTATCTGGACTAGATGCTGCGGTAGAGTTTGAAACTGAAACTGAATTTGATTTGGAGCTTGTATCTGAGATTGAAGTTGAAGGTGATGCTATATGCTCGTCAGATTGGGGCTTGTCAACAGTAATTATATGAGGTGCAAGACTCATATCATTGGGATCACTATCAGAACGTTCAGATTTTGTGCTAAGggtttttaatttcttctttttagaAAGTCCATTCATCGTTTCTACATTTCCATCTGTAGATGAACTTTTGGCATCATCAGCACCGTCATCATCATTGTTGTCGTCATCTgttttattagatttttcaagttttcttttcttggTTGCAACCCCTTTTATTGTACCCGGATGGGTGCTATGtgaatcattatcatttattttattttttttatctttagtAGAAGATTTCTTTTGAGttaatttttcctttttttgtATCAATCTTCTTCTATTTATCCCAATAAATGGATCTTCCCCACTTTCTATCTCATTTCCTTCCTCCTTCTCTAAATCCTCTAAACGATCTTCTTCAGTGCAACGttgaataatgaaattgtttaaatttctGAATTCATCTGCATCTCTATAAGCCTCTATTAAAGTCTCATTAATACTtgtctttttcaaatgattattatttaaaaactCTTCTATATCTTTCTTTGTCAATGGTTCTAATCTGCTTGGAGATGCCCATGAATAAGTTAGATCATTAAAGAAGCAGAcacatattttatttggcTTTCGTTCTCGATAAACATCTTTACCTAACAGACGTTGTGGGAAAACAATTGCTGGCCATTTTGGATATGATGCAACTTTACAAAGCACTAGGTCACCTGTTTTGAAATCTATACCTGACATTAATCTTAGATTAACTCTTTgttcttctaatattatgttataataagaataatttcTGTATTTTTTGTAGATCACGAAATGCTTCTTTTATGTGTTCTTCTTTGGTAACGgtgaatataaaaaaatgcaGGGTAAACCTCGATCAATTTTCTAAACTAAACTTGGTGTTATAAGTTTAAGACCTTTCTGCTTCTGAGGCAATTAGAGACTTCTGCAGTAATATGCTGTTTTGCTATGATAAAGTTTGTATCCtattaaattgttttataGATCTCCATTTTTTCACTGTTTTGTTTAGCAAGCGAAAAAATAGTGCCAATACCATTTACCCGGCAACCAAGAAAACCTACACCACCATATTTTAGACAGGTCGAAGGCACTAGAATAGACGATATAAGCTTTattcataaatattttgaataaattgatcttcattatttgttattacaactttttttatcttgAGTGTGGGAAAATTCATTGGCGGGTTCACCAATTGAAAGAACAGactatcaaaaaaaaagtaccTAAACACTATTACTTACTGCTATAGCATCTAATGAACTTCTGGTAAGCTTGGAATACGACGCCATTACTCAAGCTTAGAGAGGTAATTCTCTTCAAAATACTTTGTCTTGACAAGccaattatattttgacTCTCTCAGTAACTCTATTCTGAAATTGGTAAACGCGAAACGCGTAAACAAAATGCATAAATATAAGAGATGGAAAAATTCATCTGAAGATTTGAAGGAGAAGTGAGTTATTCAGGAATACTCCTATAAAACGTTCATATATCATATACATTTATAATCAGTATCACATATAGATAGGCCACACAAAATGATGACCAGTACTAGTACCAACCCAGAAGAAGATCAATATCTACAGTTATGTAGAAGGATTATCGAAGAAGGCGAATCAAGACCAGATAGAACAGGAACTGGGACTCTATCGCTTTTTGCCCCACCTCAACTCAGGTTTGATCTTTCTAATGATACTTTCCCTCTACTGACTACTAAACGTGTTTTTACAAAAGGTATTATATTAGAGTTATTATGGTTTATTAATGGTTGTACGGatggtaaaaaattatctgaTAAAGGTGTTAAAATTTGGGAAGGAAATGGATCTCGTGAGTATTTAGATAGTCTAGGGTTGACTGATCGTCGTGAAGGTGATCTAGGCCCTGTTTATGGATTCCAATGGCGTCATTTTGGTGCTGAGTATAAAACATGTGACGACGATTATTCCAACAAAGGTGTTGACCAATTGGCAGAAATCATCGAcaagattaaaaataaacctTATGATCGCCGTATCATTCTAAGTGCATGGAATCCACCAGATTTTCCTCAGATGGCTTTGCCGCCATGTCACGTATTAGCTCAATTTTATGTTAGTTTTCCAACCAACTCAAAGAAGCCACGTTTATCTTGCCAATTATACCAACGTTCATGTGATATGGGCCTTGGTGTTCCATTTAATATTGCTTCTTATGCATTATTAACCAAAATGCTGGCTCATGTATGTGATATGGAAGCTGGAGAATTTATACATACTATGGGTGATGCTCATGTTTATAAAGATCACATTTCTGCTCTTGAAGAACAAATAGCAAGAGAGCCAAAGAAATTTCCAAAGTTAAGAATAACACGAGATGTAAAAGATCTTGATGACTTCAAATATGAAGATTTTGTCATCGAAGATTATCATCCTCATGccaaaattcaaatgaaaatgagtGTATAAAAATGACTAATGAATGGATTTATAAACGAATGCTTTTTGTTAGTATcattgatatatttttttaggtgaataactataaattaatggatcaatatataaacggatataaataaatagaaaagaaaaaaattcttcattgCCTATCTATGTTCTTAATTTGGCTATTAACAAGCGGAAGTCTGATTATTTTTCAgtactttttttcttttgtgtTCTATAAGTTTTTGGCTTACTAATAGGCGTTCCTAACATATCAAGACATTGTAAATAAtccttatttttattaaatacatCATCAGATCCATCCCCCATTATATCTCCATCAATGGGTCTTTTATTCAGTTTTCTTTTACCGTTACCAATATTGCTACTACTACTCGATGGTCTGCTTGACTTAATATTGgtaatatcttttaaaactGCCGTATTTTTAAGCAGTGCAAGTTTTGGTGTTAATACATTTTTCTTCGGAGTTTCAGTTTCTGCCATTTTTAAgtctaaattattttggGAATCAAGAATGCTGGTTTTAATGTGAACTTTTAAAGAGGGAATTTGCTCTCTGGCAGTCATAGTATCATCGATAATGGAACTTGAATTATAAGCAGACGAGGACGAATTACAAGTAATATTTTCGACATATACCATGCTTTGTACCAAGTTGGGTATGTGTGACTTTTGAGAGTTATCTGATTCAGAAGGTATTACAGTACCTGATTGAGATCCGGAAGGCTCCTCACGTTTTGTTGTTTCTTCGTTACTTTCTATCATTTTAATAGGTTCGTCtacttttttctttcgtatcgattttcttttttcctTTCTAATTGAAGAAACGCCCTTAGattcattttttgtttctcTCCTTTTTGATACTTCTAGCTCATGAATGTCAACGCTTGAAGTGGCATCAACAAACTGAATTGATGGCCTTCTCATTTTAGATCTTAATGAAGGTAATTTGTAATTAACAGGCTTACTCCTAGTTCTTCTTGATCTGGTATTAAAAGTGCTGATATCAGTCTCGATAGAAGCATCAGATGTTGGCATAACTTCATCTACCATTCTCTTTGAGTTTTTACCTCTTCTCAAAGTGTTTTGTTTCATTGAGTGTTTAATCTTATTAGGAATTAGAGAAGTAGGAGGAGAAGATAGTGTTTCCAGCTGGAATtccttattattatttggttCTTCAATAGGATCCTTATCATTAAATACGGGAAGTTTTGGTTTAAATCCGGTAGAGTTTTTACTtgaatttggaatattagTTATAGGACTTAATTCAGTACTAGTAGCAATGCTATTTAGATGGTCTATTTCTTCTGGAATAGAAGTTTCTATTAAAGAGTTGGAAAAtgtaaaattatcattatttatattattgtcAAAGTTTAAAGACTCTGCTGAGTACACCTGCTCACTTGCTtgattatcaattatatcATGATCATCAGTAGGAGGCATACTTTCTACTATTGGTATActtgtttttaaattagtCTCAGTATTGCTAATTGGTGTGGAGATAAGCTCATCTTCGATGCCGTTTGGCTCAGATTCAGTATTCTCATTCGATGGAGGTTGGGGGATAAATATAGAATCTCTTCTACTACTTTTCCTCCTCTTTCTTTTCCTAATTTGTGTCGCGTCTTCCTCCTCTGAAGCTATTGGTGTAgatatattagaattatccCTATCGCCTAATAGTAAGTCATTTTGTAAAGTTCGTGGCTCAATTGGCCGTATTTGAACTGATTCGTTAAAGTGAATACTACCTCTGGAGGAAGAAGTAGACTGACTTCTTGGACGCTTATTATTGTGGaccatttttaattgactATCAGTGCATTgctttttaaaagaattaataatatgcTGAATTTCTTCGAATCTTTGAATTACCCCAGTCTCTAATAAAGTTAGTTgatcattaaaatatttttttgatgcCATCTCTTTAAGCGAGGTATTCGATCTTAATAGCACATTCTCTTGGATCAATTCGTTTATGGTTTTCTCCAtactatttatttttaacttaAGCGCCGAGTTAGATTTAGCTAATTCGTTATTTTGTTGGGAATATTCATCTTTATATCGTCTAAATTTCTGTTCTTGAAGATCGATAACGTCTTGTATATCCTGTATCTGTATCGATGGCTGCTTGGAATATGAAGTAGATATAGAGTGCTCGCTTGTTCCAGAAGAGAGagatttgtttttgttaCTAGCACTATTATTCTTCCGGTATATTCTAGACATTTGCTTCTTCTCTCTCATATTTCCATATATCTACCCTATTAAATGAATGATATATATTCAAGTATCTTAaccaattaaatatattttcgaAATATTAGTTGTTTTCAATATGCAAACAATTTAGTTCCAGAtcttgtttttgttttgggTTTGTTTACATTTCCGTATTGTAAATCTcgcttttttttattgacaTAATGGCCCAAAATAAacacaaaaatattacccTTGAcctaaaaattttcaagcCGAATTATTTGGGgcattaatgaaaaaatatatatatctcaTCAGTTTAATTGTTCATTTAGGAATGTTGTTTTATGGatccaataataaaattatttgaaagtCTATAACTACAagatgatatatttttaacatttGGAAAACGATATTTACAAGCTTAAGAATGCTGGTTGGATATAAAGTCACCGTTATTTTTCACCTTATTTGCAAACAGAAAATATAGTCATTCGCTTCTTCATGGCActaaacttttaaaaagagaataatttttaatgcAAGCCTGATAAATATTAGtacaattattatatagatcattatttagaaaaaatacctaaaattattaacgTCTTGTTACAAGCATATAGTTTTCATAATTAATGACACATTTGTCACCTGAATTTTTGTTTGCAAGCCCTAATGTAGCATTTATCTTAGACTCaagatttggaatatttttcagAGACTGATATTCTAATTTCAGAGTATGCTGGATTCCAGATAATTCAGAAGCAGTCTTTGCAGTTGTGTAAACGTGTTTACAATAATCTGAGGTCATAAGTGACTCATCAACTATTAGATAGCAATCTGGTAATTGGACGTCAGcattatataattcttcatcgaAGTAACGATGCAATACTTTATACAATGGCatgctaataatttttgcaTCATCAGAATCctcattaataatagtatcaTCGAAAGATTTTAGAAGAATACACCTTCTCCATACCAGtgaaactaaaaataattttacttCAAATGGTAGAGAATAATTGCAAGATGCAATTAGTTTTAATGCATAAAAGAAACTATCAGAATCATTCAGCATTGTACAAAATTCAATCAATTTAGAAGCGGTGATAGAAGTTCGAGTTTTGATATTTGCAACGATATCGttgaaatattcatttagTTCTGTTCCCTtgtatttttcattcattCTAATATTctctattttaatattttcatataGATATTGTTGACCATCAATTATATCtaaattttcttgaatttttgTCAATGCCATCACTTGGTTATTTGTTACGGCCGATGAATTTCCTATATTGACGTCAGCTAATGCACTTAATTTactaatattcaaatatatttgacGATCTTCAACATTAGTGATcttattttgatttgaaCCAATATCATTGGTAGTGATTGAATATAATGTATTAGATGCTGCACTATATTCATTATCCATAATTTGTTGAATCCATTTAATATTGGCATATTGAGGGTAgtcattaaaaaattgaatccTGAATTGTTGTTGGTCAGGAAACCTATAAAAAAGATCCGATAAATTACTAGCTGTGCCAGTATTACCAGTATTCAcaccattattatcaatataatatttgaataaagtAGATGCAAATAGATAGCCAAATTTgtcaaaataatgaatataaatttcttgtgatatttctttatcGATTTTGTCTAAAGTATGCACCAGTGATTCTAAGTCACCATAAAATTCAGTAATTTGTAAAGATTCATCTTTTAGATTAAGTTCGcataaaatttcattccATAATAAATGGTTTGCTTCATATAACGCATTTAAAGGATTTCCATCAACATTATTGCTAGTTGCTTTATCATGTAACGCAAACCATAATTTGGattgattaaaaaaataatatagtaTCTTAATTAATGACAAAAATTGCTTATTAATATGCTCAACTGTTGCATTGTCAGGGCTTGTATTAGTTTTATTCAgtgaaaatttataatcaaataatagtCTATTAATAGCCTgacaattattttcattaataaaccATGGTAATAATGTACccaattctttattatctaactcaaataaatca is a window of Henningerozyma blattae CBS 6284 chromosome 5, complete genome DNA encoding:
- the CSA1 gene encoding Csa1p (similar to Saccharomyces cerevisiae NBP1 (YLR457C) and YPR174C; ancestral locus Anc_7.531) codes for the protein MFDSVQKLVTDLFNSGDNYERKHRRDPRKVDYGNLNDIKARSRYFPKSSHRPSSNNISNTRNNTIPNRIDRVKFEDFQNDSRSKSIKRSSNKNSKNYVTDKHRNLLTHNHDKIPTLKRKQLKTRKLHNYFLKKSSLYSIWEFILQIFSNDAHDLKSIRNTSKPLIESPDISTSNDKLIRDRIGRSQAFRNKIQEFKKKDRTSSKQQPKRLRKRLPINIDSARLLRNPPISKKTHNTTIPYNEDNLTLNNKYFDEVNQLKRKIKKLASELENKDSELEKIRIQLKFANEKNQLREDLLDDAKLDNGYLISRRQIKNLEKQNVKPKEELIYSPVRIPNPKYTSSPMNKPGTYDSNPFNYIGEPKTPYLYDKYRKLPETEQLNKLQIQETIPSNDNDSGEDISLSPVAVDISKYSSH
- the VPS4 gene encoding AAA family ATPase VPS4 (similar to Saccharomyces cerevisiae VPS4 (YPR173C); ancestral locus Anc_7.530); this translates as MSTGDFLTKGIELIQKAIDLDTASEYEQAYTAYYNGLDYLMLALKYEKNPKSKDLIRAKVTEYLNRAEQLKKHLDNETANGVQNASNKDSANAKKVSNDDDTEDTKKLKGALSAAILTEKPNVRWEDVAGLDSAKEALKEAVILPVKFPHLFKGNRKPTTGILLYGPPGTGKSYLAKAVATEANSTFFSISSSDLVSKWMGESERLVKNLFNMARENKPSIIFIDEVDALTGQRGEGESEASRRIKTELLVQMNGVGNDSQGVLILGATNIPWQLDSAIRRRFEKRIYIPLPDLSARTTMFEINVSDTPCTLSKEDYRMLGQMTEGYSGSDIAVAVKDALMEPVRKIQSATHFKDLSDDSDKRRLTPCSPGDKNAIEMSWTEIEADELQEPDLTIKDFLKAIKRSRPTVNEEDLRKQEEFTKDFGQEGN
- the TBLA0E00850 gene encoding uncharacterized protein (similar to Saccharomyces cerevisiae YLR455W; ancestral locus Anc_7.528), producing MSGIDFKTGDLVLCKVASYPKWPAIVFPQRLLGKDVYRERKPNKICVCFFNDLTYSWASPSRLEPLTKKDIEEFLNNNHLKKTSINETLIEAYRDADEFRNLNNFIIQRCTEEDRLEDLEKEEGNEIESGEDPFIGINRRRLIQKKEKLTQKKSSTKDKKNKINDNDSHSTHPGTIKGVATKKRKLEKSNKTDDDNNDDDGADDAKSSSTDGNVETMNGLSKKKKLKTLSTKSERSDSDPNDMSLAPHIITVDKPQSDEHIASPSTSISDTSSKSNSVSVSNSTAASSPDTVSSLTNSNMDTTETEHNNGNIHSKKKGMLDSSKKMEITLLLRSKIQKLLVQREDNPTDDDLREAHTLFKRIKKNLNNNPPVFDIDSLRTSKLHKLFKVIGNTESLAEFHPDCKEILLVWSNIINQLKIEKKKNLTIQKTSKVEQA
- the CDC21 gene encoding thymidylate synthase (similar to Saccharomyces cerevisiae CDC21 (YOR074C); ancestral locus Anc_5.678): MTSTSTNPEEDQYLQLCRRIIEEGESRPDRTGTGTLSLFAPPQLRFDLSNDTFPLLTTKRVFTKGIILELLWFINGCTDGKKLSDKGVKIWEGNGSREYLDSLGLTDRREGDLGPVYGFQWRHFGAEYKTCDDDYSNKGVDQLAEIIDKIKNKPYDRRIILSAWNPPDFPQMALPPCHVLAQFYVSFPTNSKKPRLSCQLYQRSCDMGLGVPFNIASYALLTKMLAHVCDMEAGEFIHTMGDAHVYKDHISALEEQIAREPKKFPKLRITRDVKDLDDFKYEDFVIEDYHPHAKIQMKMSV
- the SGO1 gene encoding Sgo1p (similar to Saccharomyces cerevisiae SGO1 (YOR073W); ancestral locus Anc_5.677), whose translation is MREKKQMSRIYRKNNSASNKNKSLSSGTSEHSISTSYSKQPSIQIQDIQDVIDLQEQKFRRYKDEYSQQNNELAKSNSALKLKINSMEKTINELIQENVLLRSNTSLKEMASKKYFNDQLTLLETGVIQRFEEIQHIINSFKKQCTDSQLKMVHNNKRPRSQSTSSSRGSIHFNESVQIRPIEPRTLQNDLLLGDRDNSNISTPIASEEEDATQIRKRKRRKSSRRDSIFIPQPPSNENTESEPNGIEDELISTPISNTETNLKTSIPIVESMPPTDDHDIIDNQASEQVYSAESLNFDNNINNDNFTFSNSLIETSIPEEIDHLNSIATSTELSPITNIPNSSKNSTGFKPKLPVFNDKDPIEEPNNNKEFQLETLSSPPTSLIPNKIKHSMKQNTLRRGKNSKRMVDEVMPTSDASIETDISTFNTRSRRTRSKPVNYKLPSLRSKMRRPSIQFVDATSSVDIHELEVSKRRETKNESKGVSSIRKEKRKSIRKKKVDEPIKMIESNEETTKREEPSGSQSGTVIPSESDNSQKSHIPNLVQSMVYVENITCNSSSSAYNSSSIIDDTMTAREQIPSLKVHIKTSILDSQNNLDLKMAETETPKKNVLTPKLALLKNTAVLKDITNIKSSRPSSSSSNIGNGKRKLNKRPIDGDIMGDGSDDVFNKNKDYLQCLDMLGTPISKPKTYRTQKKKSTEK